TCGGGGGCGAAGCCGGTCTGCTGCTCGAGCGGGATGACCTCGTTGAGCAGGTCCACGTCGCGGATGGCGCCGCGCTTCACCTGGCCCTCCACGGTGTGGATGATGACCCGGTGCTCGCCCTCGATGAACGCGTTGACGGGGGCGATGACGGCCGATGCGGACGTGGAGGCCGACACGGCCGGAATGGATTGGAGCGTGGCGCGCGGAGGCGGAGCCCCGGGCACGAGCACCGGACCCAGGGAAGGTTTCGCGGCAACGGCCGACACCGGGGCGGCGGAGGGAGTCGCGGGAGCCCTCGGAGCCATCGCGGGAGGCGGAGGCGGCACGGGGGCCCTGGCCACCGGAGCGGAGACCACGGGAGGCGGAGGCGGTACGGCCATCGCGGGCGGTTGCTCCACGACGTCCTCCGACAGGTCGATCTCCGGCATCTCCGGCTCGGCCTCCATGACGGGCAGGTCGGCCTCGGGCGCCGCCAGATCGATCACCGGCATCTCGGGCTCGGCCTCCATGATGGGCAGGTCGGCCTCGGGCGCGGGCGGAGGCGACGCCATCACCGGCATCTCGGGCTCGGCCTCCATGATGGGCAGGTCGGCCTCGGGCGTGGGCTCGGCGCTGGCCATCTCCTCGACGGGCGTGGCGAGGCTTTCTCCATGGCCCCAGGCGGGTGCCTGCTCCTGGCCGGACCAGTGTGCCTGCGGATCCGCCGACTCGTCCGCGGACCAGGAGCCACTCGTCCCGAACATGGAGGCGTCACCGCCAGGGCTCATGGGCTCGGCGTCGTGGGCGCTCGCACCCCACTCACCCTGGCCCTCGGTCTGCTGCGTGTTCCATCCCGTCGCATCCGCGGCGGGCGCGCTCCAGGCCGTCTCCGCGGGCGCGCTGGCCCACTCGCCCTGGGCCGAGGTCTCGCCGCCCGGAGCGGACCACTCGGGCGATGCGGCCGGGGCCGCGGACGAGTCCGACGTCACCCACTCGGGTTGAACCTCCTCGACGGGCGAGCCCCACTCGGTCTGGGCCTCGACCGGAGCGTTCCAGTCGGGCTGAGGCTGCTCGGCCGGAGTGGCATTCCAGTCCTGTGTGGTGCCACCCGGAGTCCACGCGGGCTGGGGTTCGGAGGTAGCCCACTCGGGCTGGGCCTCCATGACGGGCTGCTCCTCGACGGGAGTGGCCCACTCGGGCTGAGGCTCGGCGGTGGCGGAAGGCTCGGAGGTAGCCCACTCGGGCTGAGCCTCCATGACAGGCTGTTCCTCGGCGGGAGTGGCCCACTCGGGCTGCGCCTCAGCGGTGGGCTGGGGCTCGGAGGTGGCCCACTCGGGCTGAGCCTCCATGACAGGCTGCTCCTCAGCGGGAGTGGCCCACTCGGGCTGCGCCTCAGCGGTGGGCTGGGGCTCGGAGGTGGCCCACTCGGGCTGAGCCTCCATGAGGGGTTGCTCCTCGATGGGAGTGGCCCACTCGGGCTGAGGCTCGGCAGCGGCGGAAGGCTCGGAGGTGGCCCACTCGGGCTGAGCCTCCATGACAGGCTGCTCCTCAGCGGGAGTAGCCCACTCGGGCTGAGCCTCGGCGGTGGGCTGGGGCTCGGAGGTGGCCCACTCGGGCTGAGCCTCCATGAGAGGCTGCTCCTCGACGGGAGTGGACCACTCGGGCTGCGCCTCAGCGGTGGGCTGGGGCTCGGAGGTGGCCCACTCAGGCTGAGCCTCCATGAGAGGCTGCTCCTCGACGGGAGTGGACCACTCGGGCTGCGCCTCAGCGGTGGGCTGAGACTCGGAGGTGGCCCACTCGGGCTGAGCCTCCATGAGGGGCTGCTCCTCGGCGGGAGTGGCCCACTCAGGCTGCGCCTCCATGACGGGCTGCTCCTCGACAGGAGCGGACCACTCGGGCTGGGGCTCGGCAGCGGCGGAAGGCTCGGAGGTGGCCCACTCGGCCTGCACTTCGATGGGAGCCTGCTCCTCGACAGGAGCGGACCACTCGGGCTGAGCCTCGGCGGTGGGCTGGGGCTCGGAGGTGGCCCACTCGGGCTGGGCCTCCATGAGGGGCTGCTCCTCAACGGGAGTGGACCACTCGGGCTGCGCCTCGGCGGTAGGCTGAGACTCGGAGGTGGCCCACTCGGGCTGAGCCTCCATGAGAGGCTGTTCCTCGACGGGAGTGGCCCACTCGGGCTGCGCCTCAGCGGTAGGCTGAGACTCGGAGGTGGCCCACTCGGCCTGCACCTCGAGGGGAGCCTGCTCCTCGACAGGAGAGGCCCATTCGGGCTGTGCCTCCATGACGGGCTGCTCCTCGGCAGGAGCGGACCACTCGGGCTGGGGCTCGGCGGTGGCGGAAGGCTCGGAGGTGGCCCACTCGGGCTGGGCCTCCATGACCGGTTGCTCCTCGACGGGAGTGGCCCATTCGGCCTGCACCTCAGCGACAGGCTGAGACTCGGAGGTGGCCCACTCGGCCTGCACCTCGATGGGAGCCTGCTCCTCGACGGGAGTGGCCCACTCGGGCTGGGGCTCGGCAGCGGCGGAAGGCTCGGAGGTGGCCCACTCGGGCTGGGCCTCCATAAGGGGCTGCTCCTCGACGGGCGCGGACCACTCGGGCTGCGCCTCGGCGGTGGGCTGGGGCTCGGAGGTGGCCCACTCGGCCTGCACCTCGATGGGCGCCTGCTCCTCGGCGGGAGTGGCCCACTCGGGCTGCGCCTCGATGGACGGCAGCTCGCCGCCGTCGCTCAGAGGCGTGCCGTATGCGGTGGTGTCCTCGGGTGGAGGCTCGGCGGCACCCGTCTCCGCCGAGGGCTCCTCGCTCCCCGGCTGGTGGCCCCAGGTGGAGCTGGTCGCCGCGAACTCCGGCGTGCTCATGTACTCCGCCGCGCTCTCCAGCTGGAGCCCCGTTCCGGTGCCCTCGCCCTCGGTCGTGCTCCAGCTCGCGCTGGCGTCCGTCGCCTCGAGCGGCACGGCCTCGTCCGTCACGGTCGCGCCGGTCGGGTCCGCGTGACCCAGGAACTCGTTCGTGCTGGCGAGCGGCACGGGATCGCCCGGGTCGCCCGAACCGAACAGCGGCTCGCCCGAGTCCATCAGCTCGTTCCTCACCTCGTTGCGCTCCGCTGGCGCGCCCCACTCGGCGGGCCGCGTGGCCTCGGGATCGAACGAGTCGGTGACCTGGACGGTGTCCGCGTGCAGGTCGGGCGCGACCCGCACCGGATGCAGCGCCAGCGACGGCACGTGCGCCTCGGACGAGTAGCCCGGAGTCGACGGAGCGATCTCCGCACCGAGGTCGGCCACGTCGAAGGTGGGCTGCTCCACGCCATACTCCTCCGTGGCGGGAGACGCGGGCTCCTCGGAGGTCTGCCACGGCATCTCCAGCGCCGGGGCCGCTTGCGCGGCGGGCTCGGGCGTGGCCTCGAGGTCGGAGACGTCGAACGTGGGCGTCTCCGGCTCGGCGGAGGGCTCCGCGGCCTGGACGTCGTTCACGTCCAGCGTGGACACGGGCTCCACGCTGGCTTGGGGCGGGTACGCGGGCAGTGCGTACGACGCGGTGATCTCCATCCGGTAGCTCGGATCCTCGAGCAGGGCGAGGTCCGGATCGTCCGGGTTGGCGGGCGGCTGCCCGGCGTCTCCCGAGGCCGCTTCGTCAGCCGACGCGTCATAGGCGGGCGGGGCGAGCGTGGAGGTGCTCGACTCCATGTCCACCGCGAGCGGCGCGGAGGCCCACTCGTCCGCGAGCGGGGCCGTGGGCTCCTCGGCGAGCACCGGCTCGGACGCGGAGATGGGCTCCGCGGTGAGCAGCGGCTCGGCCGGGAGCATGTCGGCCTCGGACTCGATCAGCTCGATGTCGGAGGCACTCACCTCGATGGTGCGGCTGGGGGTCAGCGGCACCTCGGCCACGGGCGGCGAGGAGACGGGAGCGGGCTGCGTCAGGTCGGAGTTGAGCGAGGAGAAGTCGTCCTCACCCAGCTCGATGGGTCCCGAGGACTCCTCCGGGGGCGTGGCCTCGTGCACCGGCTGGTGCGCGGTGAGCGAGGCCGTCGAGGGCGCGGTGACGTCGTTCCAGTCGCTCATGTCGACCGACTCGGGAACGTTCTCGGGGAGGGAGATGGCCTCGCTGACGGGCGTGACGTCGGTGTCGGACACCTCGAAGACGTCGTCGGCGGGGGGCTCGGCCGCGTCGAGCGACTCGGGCTCCGGCTCGGAAGCGGTGGACGCGAGAGGCTCCGGGGTGGGCTCCGCCCAGGGCGCGGGCTCGCTCAGCGCGGGGATGTCGAGGTTCTCGCTCTCGAGGCTGATCTTGACCGGATCCGGCATCGGCTGCGGCTGCTGCGGCACGTACCCGGGCACCTGGGGATAGGTGGTGGCCGGTTGCTGCGCGGCGCTGGCTGCCGGGTCCTGCTGCGGATCGGTCGGGTAGGCCTGGCCCTGCGTGGCCGCGTAGGGGTCCTGACCCTGCTGGGAGTCGTAGCCCTGGGCGGGGTAGGCGTACCACTGGCCATCGGCGCCGTAGTAGCCCTGTGGCTGCGCGTAGGGATCCTGACCCTGGTGGGGGTCGTAGCCCTGGGTGGGGTAGGCGTACCACTGGCCATCGGCGCCGTAGTAGCCCTGGGGCTGCTGCGCGTAGGCCTGGTTGGGATCGTAGCCCTGGTTGGGGTCGTAGGCCTGATTGGGATCGTAGCCCTGGTGGGGGTCGTAGCCCTGGGTGGGGTAGGCGTACCACTGGCCATCGGTGCCGTAGTAGCCCTGGGGCTGCTGCGCGTAGGCCTGGTTGGGATCGTAGCCCTGGTGGGGGTCGTAGCCCTGGGCGGGGTAGGCGTACCACTGGCCATCGGCGCCGTAGTAGCCCTGTGGCTGCTGAGCGGGGTCCATGGCCACGGCGGGCTCCTGAGCGGGCGTTCCCTGGTCACCCAGGGACCCACGCAGCTCGTTCCAACGAGCCTCCTCCGCGGGGGAAATATTTCCCCGCGTCCGCTTCTCGTCCAGGAAGCGAAACTCCCTCATCGCCGCACGCGTGTCGGACATCCATCACCTCGCTGCGGGTCCGGGGCCGGAGCTTCAGCCGCAGCGCCTGAAGCCAAATAAAATTCCGCGCGAGTGTAGGAGACTCAGGAGGAGGGGTAAACTTCGCGGACGCGGATTCAGCCCGCTCGTTACCTCCGCGAGAGAGCGGCCTTCACGGCGGCCTCCAGTTCCGGGACGCCCCGGCCATAGCGCTGCTGGAGGGCCTCCTCGAAGGGGGTGCCCTGACCTACCTCGCGGATGAGGCCGAGCAGCCGGGTGGGCCCTCCGTCGCCGAGCAGCTCCCGGACGGCCACGGCCGAGGTGCCATAGGCGAGGGCGGGGTCGCTCTGGTGGATGAGGGCCTGCCCGGCCATCTGGGAGAGGCGGGGGAGCTGGCCCGACTGAGCGGCGCCTCGCAGGCGGGTGGCCAGCGCGTAGGGCGGCTTGTCGCTGCCCAGGTAGCGCCACTCGACGTACTCGGCGAGGCCCTCGTTGAGCCAGATGGGGACGTGCTGGCCGCCAGCGGCGGCGCGGACGAGGTCATCCACCACGGAGTGAACGTACTCGTGGACGAGGGTGGCCTTGGTCTGCTGGGTGAGCTCGGCGGCGTCGTTGATGCGGATGGCGCCGTCCGAGTACAGCCCGGCCACGGCGCGAGCGAGGGCGGCGCCCTGGTGGGTGCGGAACTCCTCGCGGGTGTAGAGGATGACGTCCACGGGGGCCTCGCGCGCCTCGCCCAGCACCTGGCGGGTGTGGACGTAGGCCTCGTCGAGCGCGGAGACGATGCGGCCCTCGTACTCGGCGCGCTGGCCGAAGTCGCGCGCGTTGTTGAAGTACTTCACCACGAAGCGGCTGTTGGCGCGGGTGCGCATGCCGTCCTCGCCCACGCCGGACTCGAACGCGAGGCCCGAGGAGCCCGAGGCCGGCTGGACGGAGCCCTTGTCTTCCTCGCCGGTGAAGCGGCGCTCGATGGCGAGGGCCGTGGCGCGCGCCTGGCTCTCCTCGGCGGACTCACCGCGGGCCTTCTGCAGCAGGACGCGGGCCTTGGCGGCCTCGGGCGAGCGCGGTGGCACCTTGCCCAGCACGGCGATGGCGCCCTGGGGATCCTTGTCCTCGAGGAGGAGCCGGCCCAGCTCCAGTCCGAAGTGACCCTCCTTGGGGAAGTGTTCCAGCCCGCGGCGCAGGGCATCCTCGGCGGCGCCGCGCTGGTCGGTGGCGAGCGCGGTGCGGGCGAGGCAGCGCAGGCCGGCGGCGGTCTCCTCGAAGAGCACGGCGCGCTCGCCGAGTGAGTACGCCATCACCGCGTCGGAGCCGGCGAGGGCCTCGCAGCCCTTGAGGAGCGAGGTGGCGACGGTACGGCGCTGGGGCGGTTCATAGCCCTTGGGGTCCACGGAGGACCAGGCGAGGTACAGGTCTTCCCACGCGCGCTGGGCGGCGAGTTTCTGGGCCTGCGCGGGCGTCGGGGGCGGATTGGCGGAGAGCAGGGCGGCGAGGAGCAGGGCACGCATGGTGCGCAGTATGGCCGAGCCCATGCCCCGGGACGAAGGGGGACCACCCCTGAAAAGCTCAGGTCTCTTCCGCCACCTGCCAGCCGTTCTGGGACAGGCTGGCCATCAGCTCCTGGATCTGTCCGCGGCCGCGCGTCTCCAGCGTCACCTCCACCGCCACCTCGCCCAGGCCCGCTCTGGAGAAGGCGCGGTTGTGGTAGATCTCCACCACGTTGGCGCCCTGCTGGGCGATCTCCGCGGTGAGCCGCGCGAGCATCCCCGGCCGGTCCGGCATGCGCACCACCAGCCGCACCAGCCGCCCGTCCTTCACCAGTCCTCGCTCGATGATGCGGCTGACGAGGTTGACGTCGATGTTGCCACCCGAGATGAGCAGCACCACCTTGCGGCCGCGCGCCGAGGGAATCTTCCCGTTGAGGAGCGCCGCCAGGCCCACCGCGCCCGCGCCCTCCACCACCGACTTCTCGCGCTCGAGCAGCAGGAGGATGGCGTTGGCGATCTCCTCCTCGTCCACCGTGACGATGTCGTCCACGTAGCGGCGGATCATCTCGAAGGTGTAGTCGCCGGGGCGCTTCACCGCGATGCCGTCCGCGATGGTGGTGCCGGCGGGCAGCTCCACCAGCTTCCCCGCGTCCACCGAGGCCTTCATGCTCGCGATGGCCGAGGCCTGCACGCCGATGACCTTGATGCGCGGGTTGGTCTCCTTGAGCGCGCACGCCACGCCGGAGATGAGCCCTCCGCCGCCGATGGGCACCACCACCATGTCCATGTACGGAATCTGCTCGAGCAGCTCCAGGCCGATGGTGCCCTGGCCCGCGATGACGAGCGGATCATTGAAGGGGTGGACGAAGACGCGGTTCTCTCGGTCCTGGATGCGCAGGGCCTCGGCGTAGGCCTCGTCGAAGTTGCTGCCGTGCAACACCACCCGGGCGCCGTAGGCGCGCGTGCGCGCGGCCTTGATGAGCGGGGTGCGCTCCGGCATGACGATGGTGGTGTTCATCCCCTGGCGGCCCGAGTGATAGGCGAGCCCCTGCGCGTGGTTGCCCGCCGACGCGGCGATGACACCGCGGGCCCGCTCATCCGGCGAGAGGGTGAGCAGCTTGTTGAGGGCCCCTCGCTCCTTGAAGGCGCCGGTGCGCTGCAGGTTCTCCAGCTTGCAGTACAGCGCCGAGCAGTCCGTGATGTCCTTGAACTGCTCCGACTTCGTGCAGGGCGAGCGGTAGACGGCTTCACCGATGCGCTGCTGGGCGTCTTCGATTTGCTGGAGCGTGACCATGGGTATGTGTCGCGCCTGATAACCGATGCGATGCCCGGGCGAAAGGGGAGGGCATTGCGGACCGGCGTCTGCCCGCCTGCCCGTCAAATACCTCTCAGTACCGTGGCCTTGCCCACCCGGCCGATGGCCAGGATGAATGCCGCGGTGCGCAACGTCACCTTGCGCGAGCGCGCCAGCTGGGCCACGCGGTCGTAGGCTTCCTTCATCGTCTTCTCCAGCTCCGCGTTCACCCGGTCCTCCTCCCAGGTGAGGTGCTGAAGATTCTGGACCCACTCGTAGTAGCTGACGGTCACACCTCCCGCGTTGGCGAGGATGTCTGGAACCACCAGCACGCCACGCTTCTCGAGCAGCTCGTCGGCCTCGGGGTCCATGGGGCCGTTGGCGCCCTCGATGACGAGCCGGGCGCGCACCGCGTTGGCGTTGTTGCGGTGCAAAGCATTGCCGAGCGCGGCGGGGATGAGGACGTCGCAGTCGGCGGCGAGCACGTCCTCGTTGGTGCAGGCCTGGCCGCCGCCGAAGCCGGTGACGGTGCCGGTGCGCTTCACGTGCTCGAAGAGGCCGGGCACGTCCAGGCCCTGCGGGTTGAACACGCCGCCGTACACGTCCGACACGGCCACCACCACGCCACCGTCCTGCCACAGCAGCTGCGCGGTGTGGCTGCCCACGTTGCCGAAGCCCTGGATGGCGAAGCGCGTGCCCTTCATGGGCAGGCCGGTGTCGCGGAGGATCTCCCGGGTGATGTAGAGCAGCCCGCGTCCGGTGGCCGAGTCACGGCCCTTGGAGCCGTACAGCTCCGGGGGCTTGCCGGTGACGACGGCCGGCGAGTGCCCGTGGTAGCGCGAGTACTGGTCCATGATCCACGCCATCACCTGGGGGTTGGTGTTGACGTCGGGGGCGGCGATGTCGCGGGTGGGACCGATGACGTCTTGAATCTGGTCCACGTACTTGCGGGTGAGACGTTCGATCTCCTTGAAGGAGAGCTGGGTGGGGTCCACCGCGATGCCGCCCTTGGCGCCGCCGTAGGGGAGGTTCACCACGGCGGTCTTCCACGTCATCAGCGAGGCGAGCGCGACGCACTCCTCCTGGGTGATGGAGGGGTGGTAGCGCAGGCCGCCCTTCATGGGGCCGCGGCTGTTGTCGTGCTGGATGCGGTAGCCGTGGAAGGTGCGGATCTCCCCGTTGTCGAGCTCGATGGAGACCTGGACCTTGACCTCGCGGAGAGGGGTGGCGAGCAGGGTCTCGATGCGCTCACCCACGTCCATGATGCGCGCGGCCTTGCGGAAGTAGTGGTGAATGCTTTCGACGGCGTGCATGGCCGGGAGGCTCTCCTGGACGCGAGACCTTAACAGACTGGGTGCGCTAGCATGGGTTCGCGATGCGCTCCAGTTCCCCGTCAGCCGAGGATGCGAGCGGGCACCTGCAAGGGCTCGCGCGCCGCATTCGTGCCCTGAGGGAGCGGAGGGGGCTGACCCAGGAGGACTTCGCCGCGCGCAGTGGCATCTCGGTGAGCTTCGCGTCGCTGTTGGAGCGGGGGGAGCGCAGCCCCAGCTACGAGACGCTGGTGCAGGTGGCGGGGGCGCTCCAGGTGCCGTTGG
This is a stretch of genomic DNA from Archangium violaceum. It encodes these proteins:
- a CDS encoding DUF6982 domain-containing protein translates to MSDTRAAMREFRFLDEKRTRGNISPAEEARWNELRGSLGDQGTPAQEPAVAMDPAQQPQGYYGADGQWYAYPAQGYDPHQGYDPNQAYAQQPQGYYGTDGQWYAYPTQGYDPHQGYDPNQAYDPNQGYDPNQAYAQQPQGYYGADGQWYAYPTQGYDPHQGQDPYAQPQGYYGADGQWYAYPAQGYDSQQGQDPYAATQGQAYPTDPQQDPAASAAQQPATTYPQVPGYVPQQPQPMPDPVKISLESENLDIPALSEPAPWAEPTPEPLASTASEPEPESLDAAEPPADDVFEVSDTDVTPVSEAISLPENVPESVDMSDWNDVTAPSTASLTAHQPVHEATPPEESSGPIELGEDDFSSLNSDLTQPAPVSSPPVAEVPLTPSRTIEVSASDIELIESEADMLPAEPLLTAEPISASEPVLAEEPTAPLADEWASAPLAVDMESSTSTLAPPAYDASADEAASGDAGQPPANPDDPDLALLEDPSYRMEITASYALPAYPPQASVEPVSTLDVNDVQAAEPSAEPETPTFDVSDLEATPEPAAQAAPALEMPWQTSEEPASPATEEYGVEQPTFDVADLGAEIAPSTPGYSSEAHVPSLALHPVRVAPDLHADTVQVTDSFDPEATRPAEWGAPAERNEVRNELMDSGEPLFGSGDPGDPVPLASTNEFLGHADPTGATVTDEAVPLEATDASASWSTTEGEGTGTGLQLESAAEYMSTPEFAATSSTWGHQPGSEEPSAETGAAEPPPEDTTAYGTPLSDGGELPSIEAQPEWATPAEEQAPIEVQAEWATSEPQPTAEAQPEWSAPVEEQPLMEAQPEWATSEPSAAAEPQPEWATPVEEQAPIEVQAEWATSESQPVAEVQAEWATPVEEQPVMEAQPEWATSEPSATAEPQPEWSAPAEEQPVMEAQPEWASPVEEQAPLEVQAEWATSESQPTAEAQPEWATPVEEQPLMEAQPEWATSESQPTAEAQPEWSTPVEEQPLMEAQPEWATSEPQPTAEAQPEWSAPVEEQAPIEVQAEWATSEPSAAAEPQPEWSAPVEEQPVMEAQPEWATPAEEQPLMEAQPEWATSESQPTAEAQPEWSTPVEEQPLMEAQPEWATSEPQPTAEAQPEWSTPVEEQPLMEAQPEWATSEPQPTAEAQPEWATPAEEQPVMEAQPEWATSEPSAAAEPQPEWATPIEEQPLMEAQPEWATSEPQPTAEAQPEWATPAEEQPVMEAQPEWATSEPQPTAEAQPEWATPAEEQPVMEAQPEWATSEPSATAEPQPEWATPVEEQPVMEAQPEWATSEPQPAWTPGGTTQDWNATPAEQPQPDWNAPVEAQTEWGSPVEEVQPEWVTSDSSAAPAASPEWSAPGGETSAQGEWASAPAETAWSAPAADATGWNTQQTEGQGEWGASAHDAEPMSPGGDASMFGTSGSWSADESADPQAHWSGQEQAPAWGHGESLATPVEEMASAEPTPEADLPIMEAEPEMPVMASPPPAPEADLPIMEAEPEMPVIDLAAPEADLPVMEAEPEMPEIDLSEDVVEQPPAMAVPPPPPVVSAPVARAPVPPPPPAMAPRAPATPSAAPVSAVAAKPSLGPVLVPGAPPPRATLQSIPAVSASTSASAVIAPVNAFIEGEHRVIIHTVEGQVKRGAIRDVDLLNEVIPLEQQTGFAPERIPVTRVKAIFFMLATGSRPPQPDGQKIRVTFTDGRQVAGFSHDYKGTGQGFFVIPADMRTNTSRIFIYRASVQAVAEG
- a CDS encoding peptidase MA family metallohydrolase — protein: MRALLLAALLSANPPPTPAQAQKLAAQRAWEDLYLAWSSVDPKGYEPPQRRTVATSLLKGCEALAGSDAVMAYSLGERAVLFEETAAGLRCLARTALATDQRGAAEDALRRGLEHFPKEGHFGLELGRLLLEDKDPQGAIAVLGKVPPRSPEAAKARVLLQKARGESAEESQARATALAIERRFTGEEDKGSVQPASGSSGLAFESGVGEDGMRTRANSRFVVKYFNNARDFGQRAEYEGRIVSALDEAYVHTRQVLGEAREAPVDVILYTREEFRTHQGAALARAVAGLYSDGAIRINDAAELTQQTKATLVHEYVHSVVDDLVRAAAGGQHVPIWLNEGLAEYVEWRYLGSDKPPYALATRLRGAAQSGQLPRLSQMAGQALIHQSDPALAYGTSAVAVRELLGDGGPTRLLGLIREVGQGTPFEEALQQRYGRGVPELEAAVKAALSRR
- the ilvA gene encoding threonine ammonia-lyase, with amino-acid sequence MVTLQQIEDAQQRIGEAVYRSPCTKSEQFKDITDCSALYCKLENLQRTGAFKERGALNKLLTLSPDERARGVIAASAGNHAQGLAYHSGRQGMNTTIVMPERTPLIKAARTRAYGARVVLHGSNFDEAYAEALRIQDRENRVFVHPFNDPLVIAGQGTIGLELLEQIPYMDMVVVPIGGGGLISGVACALKETNPRIKVIGVQASAIASMKASVDAGKLVELPAGTTIADGIAVKRPGDYTFEMIRRYVDDIVTVDEEEIANAILLLLEREKSVVEGAGAVGLAALLNGKIPSARGRKVVLLISGGNIDVNLVSRIIERGLVKDGRLVRLVVRMPDRPGMLARLTAEIAQQGANVVEIYHNRAFSRAGLGEVAVEVTLETRGRGQIQELMASLSQNGWQVAEET
- a CDS encoding Glu/Leu/Phe/Val family dehydrogenase, with the protein product MHAVESIHHYFRKAARIMDVGERIETLLATPLREVKVQVSIELDNGEIRTFHGYRIQHDNSRGPMKGGLRYHPSITQEECVALASLMTWKTAVVNLPYGGAKGGIAVDPTQLSFKEIERLTRKYVDQIQDVIGPTRDIAAPDVNTNPQVMAWIMDQYSRYHGHSPAVVTGKPPELYGSKGRDSATGRGLLYITREILRDTGLPMKGTRFAIQGFGNVGSHTAQLLWQDGGVVVAVSDVYGGVFNPQGLDVPGLFEHVKRTGTVTGFGGGQACTNEDVLAADCDVLIPAALGNALHRNNANAVRARLVIEGANGPMDPEADELLEKRGVLVVPDILANAGGVTVSYYEWVQNLQHLTWEEDRVNAELEKTMKEAYDRVAQLARSRKVTLRTAAFILAIGRVGKATVLRGI